One genomic segment of Desulfuromonas acetoxidans DSM 684 includes these proteins:
- a CDS encoding sensor domain-containing diguanylate cyclase — MKRTCFFGFLSIILTMSFIGSNIYSAHKVAIREAYADTTGLVRFLAMDIERMFYGVEQMFVGLDNLLINNDKTHLNGINDVLLRLKTNNSYLMDLLIVAPSGEIVNWSRSEAPPDITERDYLRYHLDHKNSAFFIGKPQLSKVHNQRWFFGFSKAERDQYGRLKRILVAIIDIDHLYGRYRELDLPEDMIITISSEDGTIYTRIPGHEQVVGQNFPGGTKLLCNLKKSKIFHGASPINGERLFASLERVGDTSMIAAVSINEDNFFADWRRHSLLMGGFGLVVGAILFTLSILTVRSQQEQFRIQQQLQQQATTDPLTGIANRRYALEQAALEIKRNQRTGTPLSVVMMDIDHFKKVNDTYGHHVGDQVLMEVAQTCRSHCRESDLVSRFGGEEFLILLPSTNLNGAQTHAEKIRQAIEDLSFPTAEGNVSVTASFGVSQWQGETKIDRVVSRADAALYQAKHDGRNCVRRQNNA; from the coding sequence GTGAAACGCACCTGCTTTTTCGGATTTCTCAGTATCATTCTGACCATGTCGTTCATCGGCAGCAATATTTATTCGGCGCACAAGGTTGCGATTCGCGAAGCCTACGCCGATACAACAGGTCTGGTGCGTTTTCTGGCCATGGATATTGAACGGATGTTTTACGGTGTCGAGCAGATGTTTGTCGGCCTCGACAACCTGCTGATCAACAACGATAAAACGCATCTGAACGGAATCAACGATGTTCTACTGAGACTCAAAACTAACAACAGCTACCTGATGGACCTGCTTATCGTTGCGCCATCAGGAGAGATCGTCAACTGGAGCAGGTCGGAAGCGCCACCGGACATCACGGAGCGCGATTATTTGCGCTACCATCTTGATCATAAAAACAGCGCCTTTTTCATCGGCAAGCCACAACTCTCCAAGGTCCATAACCAGCGGTGGTTTTTTGGTTTCAGTAAAGCGGAGCGTGACCAATACGGCCGGTTAAAACGAATACTGGTTGCTATTATCGACATCGACCACCTGTATGGCCGTTATCGAGAACTCGACCTGCCGGAAGATATGATCATCACCATTTCCTCCGAGGATGGCACAATCTATACCCGGATTCCAGGCCATGAGCAGGTGGTCGGCCAAAATTTTCCAGGTGGCACTAAATTGCTGTGCAATCTGAAAAAAAGTAAGATATTCCACGGCGCTTCACCAATTAATGGCGAGCGTTTATTCGCCAGTCTTGAACGGGTCGGCGACACATCGATGATCGCGGCTGTTTCCATCAACGAAGATAATTTTTTTGCCGACTGGCGACGCCACAGCCTCTTAATGGGAGGATTCGGCCTCGTGGTTGGAGCCATTTTGTTCACCTTGTCGATTCTGACGGTTCGTTCACAACAGGAACAATTCCGCATTCAACAGCAACTTCAACAGCAAGCCACCACAGACCCCCTGACAGGCATTGCCAACCGCCGCTATGCCCTGGAACAGGCCGCTCTGGAAATCAAACGCAACCAGCGGACAGGAACACCATTGTCCGTGGTAATGATGGACATCGACCACTTTAAAAAAGTCAACGACACCTATGGCCATCATGTGGGTGATCAGGTTTTGATGGAGGTTGCCCAGACCTGCCGCAGCCACTGCCGAGAATCGGATCTAGTCAGTCGCTTTGGTGGAGAGGAATTTCTGATTCTTCTGCCGTCGACAAACCTCAATGGGGCGCAAACCCATGCTGAGAAAATCCGCCAAGCCATAGAAGATCTATCGTTTCCCACTGCAGAGGGCAACGTTTCGGTCACCGCCAGTTTTGGCGTCAGCCAATGGCAGGGTGAAACAAAAATCGACCGCGTTGTCTCCCGTGCAGATGCCGCTCTCTATCAGGCTAAACATGATGGTCGTAACTGCGTCCGCCGGCAAAACAATGCTTAA
- a CDS encoding DUF4492 domain-containing protein — translation MVSVRSVVNFYVEGFRSMKLGKTLWKIILLKLLVFLTVLNLFFPDYLNTNFETDQQRADHVLNHIAALPATGR, via the coding sequence ATGGTCTCAGTCCGTTCGGTCGTGAATTTTTATGTCGAAGGGTTCCGTTCCATGAAGCTGGGTAAGACGCTGTGGAAGATTATTCTTCTCAAGCTGCTTGTCTTTCTGACGGTTTTGAACCTGTTTTTTCCCGATTACCTGAATACGAATTTTGAAACAGACCAGCAGCGTGCTGATCATGTTTTAAACCATATCGCAGCGCTCCCTGCCACGGGACGCTAA
- a CDS encoding cytochrome-c peroxidase, producing the protein MPVIKTILCLVVSGVVLSGSAVFAQTESEPSLQDQARFYFDVIPDQVPRQELVDHFEEKVALGQRLFFDPRLSLSQTVSCHSCHNLSLGGDDGRSVSVGHGWQTGPRNAPTVFNSVLQIAQFWDGRARDLIEQAGAPMTSPVEMASTDPMICDVLSSMPDYVEWFSRAFPDRNNPICFATTRHALAAFVSTLLTPDAPFDCYLQGQQSALTRVQKEGLRQFITLGCTQCHMSTNLGGNSYYRFGVKHEPEQRYRPVADLGRRQVMETIREDYVFKVPTLRNVALTAPYFHSGSAWTLEEAVEVMAWVQLDKKLNPTQVDSLVLFMDSLTGIRPTVTLPLLPASTPQTPHPSY; encoded by the coding sequence ATGCCCGTTATTAAAACCATCCTTTGTCTCGTGGTCTCTGGCGTTGTTTTGAGTGGGAGTGCGGTGTTCGCTCAAACTGAGTCGGAGCCCTCCTTGCAGGATCAGGCTCGCTTCTATTTTGATGTGATTCCTGATCAGGTGCCGCGCCAGGAGCTGGTGGACCATTTTGAGGAGAAAGTGGCTTTGGGGCAGCGATTATTTTTTGATCCCCGTTTATCGCTGAGCCAGACAGTCAGTTGCCATTCCTGTCATAATCTGTCGCTTGGTGGCGACGATGGTCGGTCGGTGTCCGTGGGGCATGGTTGGCAGACCGGTCCACGCAATGCGCCGACGGTTTTCAATTCCGTGCTGCAGATTGCCCAGTTCTGGGATGGTCGGGCGCGTGATCTGATCGAGCAGGCCGGGGCACCGATGACCAGCCCGGTGGAGATGGCCAGTACTGATCCCATGATCTGTGATGTCCTGTCGAGCATGCCCGATTATGTGGAATGGTTTAGCCGGGCTTTTCCCGACCGGAACAATCCGATCTGTTTTGCCACCACGCGTCATGCCCTGGCTGCTTTTGTGTCAACGTTGCTGACCCCGGATGCGCCGTTTGATTGTTATCTGCAGGGGCAACAGTCGGCGTTGACGCGTGTGCAGAAGGAGGGGTTGCGTCAATTTATCACACTGGGCTGCACGCAGTGCCACATGAGTACCAATCTCGGCGGCAACAGTTATTACCGCTTTGGGGTCAAGCATGAACCGGAGCAACGCTATCGGCCTGTGGCAGATCTCGGACGCCGTCAGGTCATGGAGACCATCCGTGAAGATTATGTATTTAAAGTGCCGACGTTGCGTAATGTCGCGTTGACCGCCCCTTACTTTCATTCCGGCAGTGCCTGGACGCTTGAGGAGGCTGTGGAGGTGATGGCCTGGGTGCAGTTGGATAAAAAACTGAACCCAACGCAGGTTGATTCCCTTGTGCTGTTCATGGACAGTCTGACGGGCATTCGCCCGACAGTGACGCTGCCGTTGTTGCCGGCATCAACCCCACAAACGCCACATCCTTCATATTAG